The Dermochelys coriacea isolate rDerCor1 chromosome 7, rDerCor1.pri.v4, whole genome shotgun sequence genome window below encodes:
- the GLYCTK gene encoding glycerate kinase, producing MTSALKALPNIRRACMIPACQGQASHPRSMSLWEHGLHLFRSAVGVVLPAPMLRRAMVLKTNGCPRLVVRDRAFPVRRNLYLVGFGKAVLGMAAAAEEILGDHLIQGVVSVPHGIRACLQQAGMEEMLLKPHSRIQVIEGAKHNLPDREALRAASVIQELAEGLTADDLLLVLISGGGSALLPAPTPPILLEEKEKVTKLLASRGATIQELNTIRKALSLLKGGGLARAAYPAQVLSLILSDVIGNPVDIIASGPTVYSYPSAQGCLQILTKYNLLSVLPRSVETVLSSSISDPSGPKDYSHVYNVVIGSNSLALEEAKCQAEDLGYWTLILSAAVCGEVSRVAKLYSQLIQFVCLSTAGLREGPLRDQVRGDLLKLAAELEIPGLNLVYPLKALQGLESERSVCLLAGGETTVQLRGNGKGGRNQELALQVALELHRAKATGAGYFLGRCEVLFLSGGTDGQDGPTEAAGAFSSQELVDRAAQEGLDVETFLSNNDSYTFFSKFQNGHHLLLTGLTGTNVMDIQAILIRARDR from the exons ATGACCTCAGCTCTCAAGGCCCTGCCCAACATCCGTAGAGCCTGCATGATCCCAGCCTGTCAGGGCCAAGCATCTCACCCGCGCAGTATGTCCCTCTGGGAGCACGGGCTGCACCTCTTCCGCAGCGCTGTAGGTGTCGTCCTGCCGGCCCCCATGCTGAGAAGGGCCATGGTACTCAAAACCAACGGATGCCCCAGGCTGGTCGTGAGGGACAGGGCTTTCCCTGTGAGGAGGAACCTGTATCTGGTGGGCTTTGGGAAAGCTGTACTGGGAATGGCGGCTGCGGCAGAGGAGATCCTCGGAGACCACCTAATTCAGGGGGTTGTCAGTGTCCCCCACGGCATCCGGGCATGTCTGCAGCAGGCGGGAATGGA GGAGATGCTGCTGAAACCTCACAGCAGGATCCAGGTCATAGAAGGAGCCAAGCACAACCTCCCTGACAGAGAGGCTCTGAGGGCAGCCAGCGTAATTCAGGAGCTAGCTGAAGGGCTGACAGCTGATGACCTCCTCCTTGTGCTGATCTCAG GAGGTGGATCGGCCCTACTGCCTGCTCCTACTCCTCCGATCCTCttggaagagaaagagaaggtcACCAAGCTTCTGGCTTCCAGAGGAGCTACCATACAGGAGCTCAACACCATCCGGAAGGCCCTTTCCTTGTTGAAGGGTGGAGGGTTGGCCCGGGCTGCATATCCTGCACAG GTGCTAAGCCTCATCCTCTCTGATGTTATTGGCAACCCAGTGGACATTATTGCAAGTGGCCCCACTGTCTACAGTTACCCCAGTGCTCAAGGCTGCCTTCAGATACTGACAAAATACAACCTGCTGAGTGTCTTGCCCAGATCTGTGGAAACAGTGCTGTCCAGCTCCATCTCAGATCCCAGTGGTCCAAAAGACTATTCCCATGTCTACAATGTTGTCATTGGCTCAAACAGTTTAGCTTTAGAGGAGGCCAAATGCCAAGCAGAGGATTTGGGCTACTGGACCCTGATTCTGAGTGCAGCGGTGTGTGGGGAAGTCAGCAGAGTGGCCAAACTCTACAGCCAGTTGATTCAGTTTGTTTGCTTGAGCACAGCTGGACTTAGAGAAGGTCCTCTAAGAGACCAGGTGAGAGGAGATCTTCTAAAGCTGGCAGCAGAGCTAGAGATCCCAGGTTTGAACCTTGTATATCCTTTGAAGGCTTTGCAAGGATTGGAGTCTGAAAGATCAGTTTGCCTGCTGGCTGGTGGAGAGACCACTGTCCAGCTTCGAGGAAATGGGAAGGGTGGGAGGAACCAGGAGTTGGCCTTACAGGTGGCATTGGAGTTACACCGAGCTAAGGCCACTGGGGCTGGCTACTTCCTTGGGAGATGTGAAGTCCTTTTCCTCAGTGGTGGGACTGATGGGCAAGATGGGCCAACAGAGGCAGCTGGTGCCTTCTCTAGCCAGGAGCTGGTGGATAGGGCTGCTCAGGAAGGTCTGGACGTGGAGACCTTTCTGAGCAACAATGACTCCTACACATTCTTCAGTAAGTTCCAAAATGGACATCACCTTTTGCTGACTGGTTTAACAGGCACCAATGTCATGGACATCCAGGCTATTTTAATTAGGGCTAGAGACAGATAA